Genomic DNA from Desulfurivibrio alkaliphilus AHT 2:
GCAAGGCTTGCGCACAAAAGTGCACATTAACCTTTCTGCTCGCTGCGGTGTTACAAAACGTTTGCAGACCGTTGGATCAACAGGTTACAAAACTTGTTGCACGGTTACCAAAAAAAAAGTCCGGCCATTCTAGAAATTACCGCCGGGCTTGTCAACTTCTATCAAGTTGATGCTGCAATTTCAACGGCGGCCCGGGCGGCGGTGTCTAGCATGGCCGGCAGGCCGCCTTTTTCCTCCGGGGTGTGGCCGAACACCTGGCGCCAGATTTGATCGTTTTCCATGCAGAAATAGATGCAGGTGTGGGGGGCGGCCCGGCGGTTCAACTCGTCGATGAGCAGTTGGTACATCCGGGTGCGCCGGGGGCGGAAATAGCGGAATTTGCCGTCCAGCCCAGGCACAAACTCCTCGTGGATAAAGGTGGCACCGGGGAAGCGGCTGCCGATTACCCCTTTGAGGGCGGGCAGGAAACGAAAGGCCCCCAGGCTGATCCAGGCAATACTGGTTGCCGGCACCGCTTGATACAGGCGACGGATGGTTTCCCGGTAGCCCTCTTCCCAGCCGGGGTGATCAATGATGGGGTCGAAATGAAAGGCCAGGGGGTAGCCCAGGTCGGCGCAGTGGGCGGCGGCGGTGAGCCGGGTGTCGAGATCGGCGGTGTGCAGCTCCAGCCGGTGCATAACCTCGGCGCTGTTCAGTGACCAGGCCATCACGGTACGGCCGTTGTGGCCGGACGCCGGCAGGTGGTCCAGCACCACCGCCTTGGATTTCAACTCCAGCACGGCATTGCTTTTGGTCGCCATGTATCGGATCAGCCGGGCGCTCAGGCCGGTAAGGCGGTCCAAGGCCATGCTGTCGGTGAACTCGCCGGTGCCGATGCGGTAAAATGAGCGCTCCGGCTCTGCCCCAGCCTGCCGGGCGGTGGCCTGGTCCAGGGTTTCATCAAGCTCCCGGAACAGGTCATCGATATTAACGTAGAAGCTCAACCAGGGGTTGTTGAGATAGGCCTGGAGGATGCAGTAGGCGCAATCCATGGGGCAGCCCGCCCCTATGTTGAGCACCTGGTAATCGCAGCAGCGGTAATTGCGGGTGGCGGGGCAGGGCTTTAAAAATCGGCCCCGGTTGCGGCCCAGGTGCAGGATGCGTTTACCATGGGTAAGGCTCTGAGGGTAAGGGGTAAGGTCCGGCGCCGGCTCGGCGCCGTCGGGAATGACGGTAAGCGGCAGATCACCAGCCCGGGCGAGAATTTCCCGGGTAAGCGGCAGATCAAGGCAGGATTCCTCAACCCGCAGCGAGGTGAGCCGCCGGCTGGGGTCGTCAGCCGGCAACTCGTCGAAGGTGTTCACTTATTTTCGCCCTTGCGGTTTTCCACGTGGCGGGCGGCGGCCTGGGCGGCTATGCAACCGTCGGCGGCGGCGGTGATGATCTGTTTGACGTATTTCTCCCGCAGGTCGCCCACCACAAAGATTCCGGGCAGGTTGGTTTCACACTTGTCGTCGGTGATCACGTAGCCGTCGGCGTTCATTTTGGTGCCGGCGGGCACCAGCTTGTTGTCCGGCACAAAACCGATGAAGACAAAAACCCCGTCGCAGGCCAGTTCGCTGCGGTCGCCGTTTTGGGTATCTTCCAGGGCCACTCCGGTCACCCCCTGCCCGTCGGCCATGATGGCGGTAACCACGGCGTTTAAGTGGAGCCTGATATTATCTTCCTTTTGCACCCTTTTTTGCAGGATCATGCTGCCCCGGAAGGCCTCGCGGCGGTGGACCAGGTGTACCTGGCCGGCGATTTTGGCCAGGTAGAGGGATTCCTCCAGGGCGGTATCGCCCCCGCCAACCACCACCACGGTTTTGTTGCGGAAGAAAAAGCCGTCGCAGACCGCGCAGTAGGAGACCCCTTTGCCGTAATTTTCGTCCTCGCCCGGCACCTCAAGCTTGCGGGGACTGCCGCCGGCGGCGATGATCAGGGCATAAGCGGCCAGGGAACGGCCGTCTGCCAGGTGAACCAGGTGATAACCCAGGCAGGGTTCTATCTGCCGTACTTCCTGCTGTTGGATTTCCAGCCCGTAGGAGCTTACGTGGTCGGCCATGGCGGTGGCCAGTTCGGCCCCACCGATGGATTCGGTGCCGGGCCAGTTTTCCACCATGTCGGTGTTGTTCATCTGGCCGCCGGGCACCCCTTTTTCAAGGAGCACGGTGTCCAGTGCCGCCCGCTGGGCGTAGATGCCGGCGGTCAGCCCGCCGGGGCCGCCGCCGATGATAATCAGGTCATGGAGGTGAAAATCACCGCTGTTTGGATAACTTGACGGCTTGGGGCAGCTCATGTTCGTTTTTTCGATACCCATGGTTTGCACGATAAGTTTTAGTGGTTCAAAGTTCCTACAACCAACCCTTGCGTTTGAAATAATAAAGCATCCCGCCGGCCACCGCGAGCATTAAAGCCAGCACCAGGGGGTAGCCGAACGTCCAGCCCAGCTCGGGCATGTTCCAGGGGCTGGCCTCGGGGTCGAAATTCATGCCGTAGACCCCGGCGATGAAGGTCAGGGGAATAAAGATGGTGGCAAACATGGTCAACACCTTGATGGCCTCGTTCATGCGGTTGCTCAGGCTGCCAAGGTAGATGTCCAGCAAACCGGCGGTGATGTCCCGGTAGGTTTCCACCGTGTCGATCACCTGGATGGTGTGGTCGTACAGGTCTTTCAGGTAAATATTGATGGCCGGGTCAATCAGTTCGGTTTCATCGTGGCGCAGCAGGC
This window encodes:
- a CDS encoding SPL family radical SAM protein — protein: MNTFDELPADDPSRRLTSLRVEESCLDLPLTREILARAGDLPLTVIPDGAEPAPDLTPYPQSLTHGKRILHLGRNRGRFLKPCPATRNYRCCDYQVLNIGAGCPMDCAYCILQAYLNNPWLSFYVNIDDLFRELDETLDQATARQAGAEPERSFYRIGTGEFTDSMALDRLTGLSARLIRYMATKSNAVLELKSKAVVLDHLPASGHNGRTVMAWSLNSAEVMHRLELHTADLDTRLTAAAHCADLGYPLAFHFDPIIDHPGWEEGYRETIRRLYQAVPATSIAWISLGAFRFLPALKGVIGSRFPGATFIHEEFVPGLDGKFRYFRPRRTRMYQLLIDELNRRAAPHTCIYFCMENDQIWRQVFGHTPEEKGGLPAMLDTAARAAVEIAAST
- the trxB gene encoding thioredoxin-disulfide reductase, with product MSCPKPSSYPNSGDFHLHDLIIIGGGPGGLTAGIYAQRAALDTVLLEKGVPGGQMNNTDMVENWPGTESIGGAELATAMADHVSSYGLEIQQQEVRQIEPCLGYHLVHLADGRSLAAYALIIAAGGSPRKLEVPGEDENYGKGVSYCAVCDGFFFRNKTVVVVGGGDTALEESLYLAKIAGQVHLVHRREAFRGSMILQKRVQKEDNIRLHLNAVVTAIMADGQGVTGVALEDTQNGDRSELACDGVFVFIGFVPDNKLVPAGTKMNADGYVITDDKCETNLPGIFVVGDLREKYVKQIITAAADGCIAAQAAARHVENRKGENK